A single Streptococcus thermophilus DNA region contains:
- the mfd gene encoding transcription-repair coupling factor: MANTILELFEKNHQLLEWRDKVSLLSRQLVMGFSGSSKAVAMASALSNQVPKIFIVTSTQNEAEQLVGDLSAILGEDKVYSFFADDVSAAEFIFASPEKTHSRLESLNFLMDEEASGVLVTSLVGTKLHLPNPRVYKDSRIDLVLGKEHDLDALSRHLTHIGYQRVEQVLSPGEFSRRGDILDIYELTAELPYRLEFFGDEIDGIRQFDSDSQKSLNNLDHVVISPADDIILTREDYQRAEKALESAVSKADGLHKAYLEEVLSVTIDGHRHKDLRKFLSLFYDKAYTLFDYLPKGTPVFIDDFQKIVDRHGRLELEVANLLTEDLHQGKSLSHLNYFVDSFKTLRNYQPASFFSNFHNGLGNLKFDKLYQFTQYPMQEFFNQFPLLIDEIRRYTKNKATVILQVGSDKQLNSLKETLEEYNLDLPLSSFGDLIPHKAQLVLGNLSNGFYFADEKVVLVTEREIFHKKVKRRTRANHISNAERLKDYNELEKGDYVVHQTHGIGQFKGIETIEIKGVHRDYLTIQYQDAATISLPIEQIESLSKYVSVDGKEPKINKLNDGRFQKTKQKVSKQVEDIADNLLKLYAERSQLKGFTFSPDDDNQRDFEDEFSYAETVDQLRSIKEIKADMESDKPMDRLLVGDVGFGKTEVAMRAAFKAVNDGKQVAILVPTTVLAHQHYINFKERFENHAVEVDELSRFRSKKEQNETIKNLAKGRIDIIIGTHRLLSKDVKFSDLGLLVIDEEQRFGVKHKEKLKELKAKVDVLTLTATPIPRTLHMSMLGIRDLSIIETAPTNRYPVQTYVMETNPGLIREAILREMDRGGQIFYIYNRVETIDQKVSELHELVPEARIGFVHGQMSEVMLENTLLDFLNGDYDILVATTIIETGIDIPNVNTLFIENADHMGLSTLYQLRGRVGRSNRIAYAYLMYRPDKVLTEVSEKRLDAIKGFTELGSGFKIAMRDLSIRGAGNILGASQSGFIDSVGFEMYSQLLEEAINKRQGKTQVRRKGNAEFNLQIDAYLPSDYISDERQKIEIYKRIREIENQKDYQDLQDELIDRFGEYPDQVAYLIEIGLVKAYLDAAFAELVERKNDTIIVRFEKVSLKFFLTQDYFEAISKTNLKARISDNQGKVEIIFDVRNKKDYEILEELKIFGQTFMEIKKRKEKKET; this comes from the coding sequence ATGGCTAATACGATCTTAGAGCTTTTTGAGAAGAATCATCAATTGCTTGAGTGGCGTGATAAGGTAAGCTTATTGAGTAGGCAATTGGTCATGGGATTTTCTGGTTCGAGCAAGGCAGTTGCCATGGCATCTGCCCTTTCTAATCAGGTTCCTAAGATTTTTATAGTTACCTCAACACAAAATGAAGCTGAGCAATTAGTAGGAGATTTGTCAGCTATCTTAGGAGAGGATAAGGTTTATTCTTTTTTTGCGGATGATGTATCAGCTGCTGAATTTATCTTTGCTTCACCAGAAAAAACTCATTCTCGTCTTGAAAGTCTTAACTTTTTAATGGATGAAGAGGCAAGTGGGGTCTTGGTTACAAGTTTAGTTGGTACGAAGTTACATTTGCCTAATCCTAGGGTTTATAAGGACTCTCGCATCGACTTAGTACTAGGGAAGGAACATGATTTAGATGCTCTCAGTAGGCATCTAACGCATATTGGGTATCAAAGAGTAGAGCAAGTTCTTTCACCTGGTGAGTTTAGTCGTAGGGGGGATATTTTAGATATTTACGAATTGACTGCAGAGCTTCCCTACCGATTAGAGTTTTTTGGAGATGAGATTGATGGCATTCGTCAGTTTGATAGCGATAGTCAGAAATCTTTAAACAATTTAGATCATGTTGTTATATCACCGGCGGATGATATTATCTTAACAAGAGAAGATTACCAACGTGCTGAGAAGGCCCTAGAAAGTGCGGTCTCGAAGGCAGACGGTCTTCATAAGGCTTACCTTGAGGAAGTTCTATCAGTGACGATTGATGGTCATCGCCATAAAGATTTACGTAAGTTTTTGTCTCTCTTTTATGACAAAGCTTATACCTTATTTGACTATCTTCCAAAAGGGACTCCTGTATTCATTGATGATTTTCAAAAGATAGTGGACCGCCATGGACGTCTTGAATTGGAAGTGGCTAATCTTTTAACTGAGGATCTTCATCAAGGTAAGTCTCTGAGTCATCTAAACTACTTCGTGGATTCATTTAAGACTTTACGTAACTATCAGCCAGCTAGCTTCTTTTCTAATTTCCATAACGGATTAGGAAATCTTAAATTTGATAAGTTGTATCAATTCACACAATACCCTATGCAGGAGTTTTTCAACCAATTTCCATTACTGATTGACGAAATTCGTCGTTATACTAAGAATAAGGCAACGGTTATTTTACAAGTAGGGTCTGATAAGCAACTTAATTCTTTGAAGGAAACCTTGGAAGAGTACAATCTAGATTTACCTCTTAGTAGCTTTGGAGATTTGATACCTCATAAGGCTCAACTAGTCCTAGGAAACTTATCGAATGGCTTTTACTTTGCAGATGAAAAGGTTGTTCTGGTTACTGAACGTGAGATTTTTCATAAAAAAGTAAAACGTCGTACGCGTGCTAACCATATTTCTAATGCTGAGCGTCTTAAAGACTATAATGAACTTGAAAAAGGTGATTATGTTGTACACCAGACTCATGGTATAGGACAATTTAAAGGTATTGAGACTATTGAAATTAAAGGGGTACACCGTGACTACTTGACCATTCAATATCAGGATGCTGCAACAATTTCTCTACCTATTGAGCAGATTGAGAGTCTCTCTAAGTATGTGTCAGTGGACGGGAAAGAGCCTAAAATTAATAAACTCAATGATGGGCGTTTCCAAAAGACCAAACAAAAAGTAAGCAAGCAGGTAGAGGATATTGCTGATAATCTCTTAAAACTCTATGCCGAGCGAAGTCAACTGAAAGGATTTACTTTTTCACCGGATGATGATAATCAAAGGGATTTTGAAGATGAGTTCTCCTATGCTGAGACAGTGGATCAACTGCGTTCCATTAAGGAAATTAAGGCGGACATGGAGTCAGACAAACCTATGGATCGTCTCTTGGTTGGTGATGTTGGTTTTGGTAAGACAGAGGTAGCCATGCGTGCTGCCTTCAAGGCGGTCAATGATGGGAAGCAAGTTGCTATCCTAGTTCCTACCACAGTTCTTGCCCATCAGCATTATATAAATTTTAAAGAGCGTTTTGAAAATCATGCTGTTGAAGTAGATGAACTCAGTCGTTTTAGAAGTAAAAAAGAGCAAAATGAGACTATTAAAAATCTAGCTAAAGGACGTATTGATATTATTATTGGTACCCACCGCTTGTTGTCTAAAGATGTTAAGTTTTCTGATTTAGGCTTGCTAGTAATTGATGAAGAACAACGTTTTGGCGTGAAGCATAAAGAGAAACTTAAGGAGTTGAAAGCTAAAGTTGATGTCCTTACTCTAACTGCGACCCCTATTCCTCGTACACTTCATATGTCTATGTTGGGTATTCGTGATTTGTCGATTATTGAGACAGCACCTACCAACCGTTATCCAGTTCAAACTTATGTTATGGAAACCAATCCTGGTCTTATTCGAGAAGCGATATTAAGGGAGATGGACAGAGGTGGCCAGATTTTTTATATTTATAATCGTGTTGAAACCATTGATCAAAAAGTTTCTGAACTGCATGAGCTAGTCCCTGAAGCACGTATCGGATTTGTTCATGGTCAGATGAGTGAAGTTATGTTGGAGAATACTCTCTTAGATTTTTTGAATGGTGATTACGATATTTTGGTAGCAACGACCATTATCGAGACAGGCATTGATATCCCCAATGTTAATACACTTTTCATTGAGAATGCAGACCATATGGGCTTGTCTACCCTTTATCAGCTAAGAGGTCGTGTGGGACGTAGTAATCGAATTGCCTATGCCTACCTTATGTATCGTCCTGACAAAGTGTTGACGGAAGTCTCAGAGAAGCGTTTGGATGCTATTAAGGGATTTACAGAACTGGGATCAGGTTTCAAAATTGCTATGCGTGATTTATCGATTCGCGGTGCAGGGAATATTCTTGGTGCTTCTCAAAGTGGTTTCATCGACTCAGTCGGATTTGAAATGTACTCGCAACTCTTGGAAGAGGCTATCAATAAGCGTCAAGGTAAGACTCAGGTTCGTCGAAAAGGAAATGCAGAGTTCAATCTTCAGATTGATGCTTACCTTCCTTCTGACTATATTTCTGACGAGCGCCAAAAAATTGAAATTTATAAGCGTATTCGTGAAATTGAGAATCAGAAAGACTACCAGGACCTTCAAGATGAGTTGATTGACCGCTTTGGAGAATATCCAGATCAAGTTGCCTATCTCATTGAGATTGGTCTGGTTAAGGCCTATTTAGATGCTGCCTTTGCAGAATTAGTCGAGCGTAAGAACGATACTATCATCGTTCGTTTCGAAAAAGTCTCTCTAAAATTCTTCTTGACACAAGACTATTTTGAAGCCATCTCTAAGACAAATTTAAAGGCAAGAATTAGTGATAACCAAGGAAAAGTAGAGATTATTTTTGATGTTCGTAACAAGAAAGACTATGAAATCCTTGAAGAATTAAAGATTTTTGGTCAGACATTTATGGAAATTAAAAAACGTAAAGAAAAAAAAGAAACTTAA
- a CDS encoding RNA-binding S4 domain-containing protein: MRLDKYLKVSRIIKRRPVAKEVADKGRIKVNGVLAKSSTDLKIGDQVEVRFGNKLLTVRVLEMKDSTKKEDAAKMYEIISETRIEVDEQEA; encoded by the coding sequence TTGAGATTAGACAAATATTTAAAAGTATCACGAATTATCAAACGCCGTCCAGTGGCTAAAGAAGTAGCTGATAAAGGGCGTATTAAAGTAAATGGTGTACTCGCTAAGTCATCTACAGATTTGAAAATCGGTGATCAAGTGGAAGTTCGTTTTGGAAATAAACTTTTGACTGTTCGTGTTCTAGAAATGAAAGACAGTACGAAAAAAGAAGATGCAGCAAAAATGTATGAAATTATAAGTGAAACAAGGATTGAAGTGGATGAGCAAGAAGCCTAA
- a CDS encoding FtsB family cell division protein has protein sequence MSKKPNIVQLTNDYIDNANQEHRLERAEHEQRNRFMGWILFVVVLLFILPTYNLVETYMNIKQQEKEVLSLQKDYDKLSDQTKERKDLAKKLKDDAFAEKYARAKYYYSREGESIYPVPSLLP, from the coding sequence ATGAGCAAGAAGCCTAATATTGTACAACTTACTAACGATTACATTGATAATGCCAATCAAGAGCATCGTTTAGAGCGTGCCGAACACGAACAAAGGAATCGCTTTATGGGGTGGATTCTCTTTGTGGTTGTTTTACTCTTTATCTTGCCAACTTATAATCTAGTTGAAACGTATATGAATATTAAACAGCAAGAGAAGGAAGTCTTGTCATTACAGAAAGACTATGATAAATTGTCAGATCAGACAAAGGAACGAAAGGATTTGGCTAAGAAACTTAAGGATGATGCTTTCGCTGAGAAATATGCGCGTGCTAAGTATTACTATTCACGTGAAGGAGAGTCTATCTATCCTGTACCAAGCTTATTACCCTAA
- a CDS encoding SP_0009 family protein, producing MKDLLKTVEIFLTYSEAKLEELSEKNQQLKTDVPRKEGVKKQA from the coding sequence ATGAAAGATTTACTTAAAACTGTAGAAATTTTTTTAACCTATTCAGAAGCCAAGTTAGAGGAACTATCAGAAAAAAATCAGCAACTTAAAACGGATGTACCGAGGAAAGAGGGGGTGAAGAAACAAGCATGA
- a CDS encoding serine hydrolase: MKKLLIAATAVLVSSSPIFLLPMEKELTLTPKQVQNLSQNTIASLSQFKQIPKNPRTITNILTYKNKELTEFKTSIKADTKLSISAIFWNAKGEPVFQLQDGDFVAASQKLIIDDSVYNQKPVDMTFWTKDGLTVYKAPYVLGTEKADSKLASFKPIKVSRAAQTHAGTYYLADGEGWINASDLSTTDNRIEDVQRVLNEKYNNQEHISVYVKQLDTDRVAAINDEKSMYAASVAKLGVLYYAQERLSQKKLSLSNEYQYTSTVNGFPGAYDPDGSGKISKMTDDKNYSLENLLKAVAQNSDNVATNILGYYVANQYDNSFQKSVDKASATSWNMDKKELTARAAGTLMEAIYRQNGDIINYLSSTDYDGERISKNIDVPVAHKIGDAYDFKHDVAIVYTDSPFILSIFTDKEGYDKITSIADDVYGILK, translated from the coding sequence ATGAAAAAGCTATTAATAGCTGCAACTGCTGTGCTTGTATCTTCTAGCCCTATATTCCTACTTCCTATGGAGAAAGAGCTAACTCTGACTCCAAAACAGGTCCAAAACTTGTCTCAAAATACTATAGCTAGCTTGAGTCAATTTAAACAGATTCCTAAAAATCCGAGAACGATAACAAATATCCTAACTTATAAGAACAAGGAATTAACAGAATTTAAAACCAGTATCAAAGCAGATACCAAACTATCGATTTCTGCTATTTTTTGGAATGCTAAAGGTGAACCTGTTTTCCAACTTCAAGATGGTGATTTTGTAGCCGCTAGTCAGAAATTAATTATTGATGATAGTGTCTATAATCAAAAACCGGTAGACATGACCTTCTGGACTAAAGATGGTTTAACAGTTTACAAAGCCCCCTACGTTTTAGGAACTGAAAAAGCTGACTCTAAACTCGCTAGTTTCAAACCGATAAAGGTTAGCCGAGCTGCCCAGACGCATGCTGGAACTTATTATTTAGCAGATGGAGAGGGTTGGATTAATGCTTCTGACTTGTCAACTACAGATAATCGCATCGAGGATGTCCAGAGGGTCCTTAATGAGAAGTATAACAATCAAGAGCACATCTCAGTTTATGTCAAGCAGCTTGATACAGACCGCGTAGCAGCTATCAATGACGAAAAAAGCATGTATGCAGCTAGCGTAGCCAAGTTAGGTGTACTCTATTATGCACAGGAACGTCTGTCTCAAAAGAAATTATCATTATCCAATGAGTATCAATATACCTCTACTGTGAATGGTTTTCCAGGTGCTTATGATCCAGATGGCTCAGGAAAGATTAGTAAGATGACTGATGATAAGAATTATAGCTTGGAAAACTTGTTAAAGGCTGTAGCCCAAAATTCAGATAATGTAGCGACAAATATCTTAGGTTATTATGTAGCTAATCAGTATGATAATTCTTTCCAAAAATCAGTAGATAAGGCGTCAGCAACCTCATGGAATATGGATAAAAAAGAGTTGACTGCTAGAGCAGCAGGTACTTTGATGGAGGCTATTTATAGGCAAAATGGGGATATTATTAATTATCTTTCAAGTACAGACTATGATGGCGAACGTATTTCAAAAAATATTGATGTCCCTGTTGCACATAAAATAGGGGATGCCTACGATTTTAAACATGATGTCGCTATTGTCTATACAGATTCTCCCTTTATTCTTTCGATTTTTACAGATAAAGAAGGCTATGACAAAATCACCTCAATTGCAGATGATGTTTATGGAATTTTAAAATAA
- the tilS gene encoding tRNA lysidine(34) synthetase TilS: MTEKLLQMMQAKGYFNQHKKVLVAVSGGADSMSLLHFLYNHQKDLDIQLGIAHVNHKQRQESEYEENYLRHWAKEHKVPFHYSAFSGKFSENAARTFRYDFFKRIMKEADYSALVTAHHADDQAETIFMRLLRGSRLRHLSGICDVRSFGTGQIIRPFLHIPKDQLPVTFHFEDRSNSSLAYLRNRIRLTYLPTLSQENPKFKEHLCLLADEIALMEKALEELTKDITITDLSVFQQQTDAVQHLLIQSYLESFPDLQLSKGQFNQLMSFLRKKTSGKMPLKNGYVLVKTQTDFLITKEEPISLSSPSLLEFGKSIVFEEYILTFSEPHVVSNVDTINIWSDAPIVIRHRHEGDRIDLGTHHKKIRRLFIDNKISEKDRQKAIIGEQDGQIIFLYVAGRLYLKKRPKNAILYGTVVIYKKF, from the coding sequence ATGACAGAAAAATTGTTGCAAATGATGCAAGCAAAAGGTTATTTTAACCAGCACAAGAAAGTTTTAGTAGCAGTATCAGGTGGAGCAGACTCGATGAGTTTGCTGCACTTTTTGTATAACCATCAAAAAGATTTGGATATTCAGCTGGGCATTGCTCACGTTAACCATAAGCAACGGCAAGAGTCGGAGTACGAAGAAAATTATTTACGTCATTGGGCAAAGGAACATAAGGTACCTTTTCACTACAGCGCATTCTCAGGAAAGTTTTCAGAAAATGCCGCCCGTACTTTTCGCTATGATTTTTTTAAGCGAATTATGAAAGAAGCTGACTACTCTGCTCTTGTTACAGCCCATCATGCTGATGATCAGGCTGAGACAATTTTTATGAGATTGTTGAGAGGAAGTCGTTTAAGACATCTGAGTGGGATTTGTGATGTAAGATCATTTGGCACTGGTCAGATTATTCGTCCCTTTTTGCATATTCCGAAAGATCAACTTCCCGTAACCTTTCATTTTGAAGATAGGAGTAATTCTTCTTTAGCCTATCTCCGAAATCGCATTAGACTGACCTACCTCCCTACTCTATCTCAGGAAAATCCTAAATTTAAGGAGCATCTTTGTCTTCTAGCAGATGAGATTGCCCTTATGGAGAAAGCATTAGAGGAGTTAACGAAGGATATTACTATAACCGATTTGTCTGTTTTTCAACAACAGACAGATGCTGTCCAACACCTTCTTATTCAGAGTTATTTAGAATCCTTTCCTGATTTACAGCTTTCAAAAGGTCAGTTCAATCAATTGATGAGTTTCCTAAGAAAAAAAACTTCAGGAAAGATGCCACTAAAAAATGGTTACGTGTTAGTCAAAACACAGACGGATTTCTTAATAACCAAAGAAGAGCCCATCAGCCTATCTTCTCCAAGCCTCCTAGAATTTGGAAAATCTATTGTGTTTGAGGAATACATATTGACTTTTTCTGAACCACATGTCGTTTCTAATGTGGATACTATTAATATTTGGTCTGATGCGCCGATAGTGATTCGTCATAGACATGAAGGTGATAGGATTGACTTGGGTACTCACCACAAAAAAATAAGACGATTGTTCATAGACAATAAAATTTCAGAGAAAGATCGTCAAAAAGCCATTATAGGGGAACAAGATGGTCAGATTATTTTTCTCTATGTTGCGGGGCGTCTCTATTTGAAAAAAAGGCCTAAAAATGCTATACTTTATGGCACTGTTGTCATTTATAAGAAATTCTAA
- the hpt gene encoding hypoxanthine phosphoribosyltransferase — MLEKDIKKILFSQEDIVTKTKELGQQLTKDYAGKNPLLVCVLKGAVPFMAELIKHIDTHIEMDFMVVSSYGGGTVSSGEVKILKDVDTNIEGRDVIFIEDIIDTGRTLLYLRDMFKYRKASSVKIATLFDKPEGRVVDIEADYVCYDVPNEFIVGFGLDYDEKYRNLPYVGVLKEEIYNK, encoded by the coding sequence ATGTTAGAAAAAGACATTAAAAAAATCCTCTTTTCCCAAGAGGATATCGTAACTAAAACTAAAGAACTAGGTCAACAACTGACAAAGGATTATGCAGGAAAAAATCCCCTTTTAGTATGTGTGTTGAAAGGTGCTGTTCCATTTATGGCAGAACTTATCAAACATATTGATACACATATTGAGATGGACTTTATGGTTGTTTCAAGCTATGGTGGCGGGACTGTCAGCAGTGGTGAAGTAAAGATTCTTAAGGATGTAGATACTAATATCGAAGGGAGAGACGTTATTTTTATTGAAGATATCATCGATACGGGTCGTACGCTCCTTTATCTTCGAGACATGTTCAAATACCGCAAAGCAAGCTCAGTAAAAATTGCAACTCTTTTTGATAAGCCAGAGGGTCGCGTCGTGGATATTGAGGCTGATTATGTATGTTATGATGTCCCTAACGAATTTATTGTTGGTTTCGGACTAGATTATGATGAAAAATACCGTAACCTTCCTTACGTTGGTGTCCTAAAAGAAGAAATTTATAATAAGTAA
- the ftsH gene encoding ATP-dependent zinc metalloprotease FtsH: protein MNNKNNNSFLRNAFLYIVMIIAVVTAVQYFVGGSQSPSQQLSYTQLIKKIEDGKVKSITYQPNGSIIEVKGDYKKAEKVDNDLSLPFLGGASSETQRFTSTVLHNETIIQALQSASEKANVNIKMIRESSSGTWISYLFSYLPLIGIAIFFIFMMNQGGNRGAMNFGRNRAKAQSKENIKVRFTDVAGAEEEKEELVEIVDFLKNPRKYKALGARIPKGVLLEGPPGTGKTLLAKAVAGEADVPFFSISGSDFVEMFVGVGASRVRSLFEDAKKTERAIIFIDEIDAVGRRRGTGMGGGNDEREQTLNQLLIEMDGFDGNENIIVIAATNRSDILDPALLRPGRFDRKVLVGLPDVKGREAILKVHAKNKPLAEDVNLKVVAQQTPGFVGADLENVLNEAALVAARRGKTKIDASDIDEAEDRVIAGPSKKDRQVSEHERKVVAYHEAGHTIVGLTLSSARDVHKVTIVPRGRAGGYMISLPKEDQMLSSKDELKEQLAGLMGGRVAEEIIFNLQTSGASNDFEQATQLARAMVTEYGMSEKLGPVQYEGNHAMNPGQFTPDKSYSAHTAQLIDEEIRSLLVEAHDRAAEIINANRDTHALIAEALLKYETLDAAQIKSIYETGKMPVDSEEDNHALSFDEVKKRLENKNKDEEE from the coding sequence ATGAATAATAAAAATAATAATAGCTTCTTACGGAATGCTTTCCTTTACATCGTAATGATTATTGCGGTTGTAACGGCAGTACAGTATTTTGTTGGAGGAAGTCAAAGTCCAAGTCAACAATTATCTTATACCCAGTTGATTAAGAAAATTGAAGATGGTAAGGTAAAATCAATTACCTATCAACCTAATGGTAGTATCATTGAAGTTAAAGGAGACTACAAAAAGGCTGAAAAGGTTGATAATGACCTAAGTTTGCCATTTTTAGGTGGAGCATCGTCAGAGACACAAAGATTTACATCAACTGTGCTTCATAATGAAACGATAATACAGGCATTACAGTCAGCTTCAGAAAAAGCTAATGTTAATATCAAAATGATACGTGAAAGTTCAAGTGGTACTTGGATTTCGTATCTCTTTAGTTACCTTCCTTTGATTGGTATTGCTATTTTTTTCATTTTTATGATGAATCAAGGTGGTAATCGCGGTGCCATGAACTTTGGCCGTAATCGTGCTAAAGCTCAGTCAAAAGAAAATATTAAAGTTCGCTTTACAGATGTAGCCGGTGCAGAAGAAGAAAAAGAAGAACTTGTAGAAATAGTAGATTTCCTCAAAAATCCACGTAAATATAAAGCTTTGGGTGCACGTATTCCTAAAGGAGTCCTCCTCGAAGGCCCTCCAGGAACAGGTAAAACCCTCCTTGCTAAAGCTGTGGCTGGTGAAGCTGATGTACCATTCTTTAGCATCTCAGGTTCTGATTTTGTTGAAATGTTTGTCGGTGTCGGAGCTAGCCGTGTACGTAGTCTGTTTGAAGATGCTAAAAAGACAGAGCGTGCTATTATCTTTATTGATGAAATTGATGCTGTTGGTCGTCGTCGTGGTACCGGAATGGGAGGTGGCAATGATGAGCGTGAACAAACCCTTAACCAATTGTTGATAGAGATGGATGGGTTTGATGGTAATGAGAATATTATTGTCATTGCTGCAACCAACCGTAGTGATATTCTTGATCCAGCCCTTCTACGTCCGGGACGTTTTGACCGTAAAGTTCTTGTTGGACTCCCCGATGTAAAAGGTCGTGAAGCCATCTTGAAAGTACATGCTAAGAATAAACCATTGGCTGAAGATGTCAACCTTAAGGTTGTTGCTCAGCAAACTCCAGGTTTTGTTGGAGCTGACTTAGAGAATGTCTTGAATGAGGCTGCTTTAGTTGCGGCACGACGTGGTAAGACTAAGATTGATGCTAGTGATATTGATGAAGCAGAGGATCGTGTCATTGCTGGACCATCTAAGAAAGATCGCCAAGTTTCGGAACATGAACGTAAAGTTGTTGCCTACCATGAGGCTGGTCACACGATTGTTGGATTAACACTCTCTAGTGCTCGTGATGTTCACAAAGTTACTATTGTTCCCCGAGGTCGTGCGGGTGGCTATATGATTTCTTTACCAAAAGAAGATCAAATGTTGTCATCTAAAGACGAACTGAAAGAACAATTAGCGGGATTGATGGGAGGACGCGTTGCAGAAGAAATTATTTTTAATCTTCAAACTTCTGGTGCTTCCAACGACTTTGAGCAGGCAACACAGTTAGCACGTGCAATGGTTACTGAATATGGTATGAGTGAAAAACTTGGACCAGTCCAATATGAGGGGAACCACGCGATGAACCCAGGTCAATTCACGCCAGACAAGTCTTACTCAGCTCATACAGCTCAACTCATCGACGAAGAAATTCGATCACTTTTAGTTGAGGCACACGACAGAGCAGCTGAAATTATCAATGCAAACCGAGACACACATGCTCTTATTGCAGAAGCTTTGCTTAAGTATGAAACACTTGACGCTGCACAAATTAAATCAATTTATGAGACTGGTAAGATGCCGGTAGATTCAGAAGAAGATAACCATGCTTTATCCTTTGATGAAGTTAAAAAGAGACTTGAAAACAAAAATAAAGATGAAGAAGAGTAG
- the mreC gene encoding rod shape-determining protein MreC, translating to MKNSFYRFLLYAFVLILFFVMLISFVFRNYKLSRDVSSNVSGVVSKVDSVISVPFTALAKSHDVISDFLSTYSENRDLKKSLSTLENQSAVISNLQEENDSLRASLNLSDKLSRNNVITAEVSMRPSVTWLKELTINVGKSKSVSKSMLATSNGGVFGFITKIYDHSTTISLLSNSSNDSYIASSVKGEDGSQIFGIISSYDNKKKLLEMTQLNSSSDVKVGSEVVTSGLDEVSVKDVPIGKVESVIDYEGNRTILVKPYADFDKISYVTLVGEGK from the coding sequence ATGAAAAATAGTTTTTATCGATTTCTTCTATACGCGTTTGTTCTTATTCTATTTTTTGTAATGCTTATTTCTTTTGTTTTTAGAAACTATAAATTGTCCAGGGATGTTTCTTCTAATGTCTCGGGAGTTGTGTCTAAAGTAGATTCTGTTATTTCAGTTCCATTTACTGCATTAGCAAAATCTCATGATGTTATTTCTGATTTTTTGTCAACCTATTCTGAGAATCGTGATTTAAAGAAATCATTATCTACTTTAGAAAATCAATCTGCTGTCATCTCTAATTTACAAGAAGAAAATGACTCTTTGAGAGCTTCTTTAAATCTTTCGGATAAACTTAGTCGTAACAATGTAATTACTGCTGAGGTTTCAATGCGTCCATCTGTTACCTGGTTGAAGGAGTTAACGATTAATGTTGGAAAGTCTAAGAGTGTTAGTAAGTCTATGTTGGCGACTTCTAATGGTGGAGTATTTGGTTTTATAACTAAAATTTATGATCATAGTACAACTATCTCTTTACTCTCCAATAGCTCAAATGATTCTTATATTGCTTCTAGTGTAAAAGGTGAGGATGGAAGTCAGATTTTTGGAATTATATCAAGTTATGATAATAAAAAGAAGCTTTTGGAAATGACTCAGCTAAATTCATCTTCTGATGTTAAGGTTGGTTCTGAAGTGGTAACAAGTGGCCTAGATGAAGTTTCAGTAAAAGATGTTCCAATTGGTAAGGTTGAATCTGTGATTGATTATGAAGGGAATCGTACGATTTTAGTTAAACCTTATGCTGATTTTGATAAAATTTCTTATGTCACTCTTGTTGGAGAGGGTAAATAA
- the mreD gene encoding rod shape-determining protein MreD, giving the protein MKFFKFSVTPYWLSIIPFLWDGHISMLLNYYFSPELFLSSHLFIIYLFILTLSRPYNFSLLYLVCLGFLYDTYYFKTLGIVIITLPLLSYLFSQLLRFVKRNAYVDCLLAFLFLFLFDTLNFGFALYYGFTNEYISDFIIYQLSPSLVFNLLIFILIKPFVEKLFLYLSVDRFK; this is encoded by the coding sequence ATGAAGTTTTTCAAGTTTTCTGTTACTCCATACTGGTTGAGTATTATTCCTTTTCTATGGGATGGTCATATTTCGATGCTACTTAACTATTATTTTTCTCCAGAATTATTTCTATCGTCCCACCTCTTTATTATCTACCTATTCATCTTAACTCTCAGCCGTCCTTATAATTTTTCACTTCTATACCTTGTTTGTTTAGGATTTCTATATGATACATATTATTTCAAAACACTCGGTATAGTAATTATAACTCTCCCACTTTTATCCTATTTGTTTTCTCAACTATTGCGTTTTGTCAAGAGAAATGCTTATGTTGATTGTTTACTGGCTTTTTTATTCTTATTTCTCTTTGATACTTTAAATTTTGGTTTTGCCTTATATTATGGCTTCACAAATGAGTATATTAGTGATTTTATTATCTATCAACTCAGTCCTAGTCTAGTGTTTAATCTTTTGATTTTTATTTTGATCAAACCTTTTGTCGAAAAATTATTTTTGTATCTTTCAGTTGATAGATTTAAATAA